The genomic region GCCGCCGTGGTGCCCCAGGGAAGCGAGGGCAGCAAGGGTCTGGGAACGATCAACCTCGTCATCTTCAACGAGGGCCGGCCTGGTCTTCTGACGGAGCGCGGCGTCGTCGACGTCAGCGCCCTGACGCGGCCCCTCGGCGGGCACGACGCCATGAAGACGCTGATCACGCGCTACGACGAGCTCAAGCCGGAGCTGGCGCGCCTGGCTGCTGAGGGCACCGCGCAGCCGCTGTCGGCCGTGACGCTCAAGGCACCGGTGCCACGCGCGAAGGTGCTGGCGATGGGCGGCAACTACCGCGAGTTCGGCGCCCGCAAGCCCGAGCCGATGTGGGGCTTCCTCAAGTCCACCGACGCCCTCCTCGGCTCCGGCGGCACCGTCGTCCTGCCGGAGGTCGACGCCAACATCTTCCACCACGAGGCCGAGCTGGTCGTCGTGTTCGGCCGCGCCGGCCGCAACATCCCCCAGGCGCAGGCCCTGGACTACGTCTTCGGCTACACCGCCGGCGTTGACGTCTCCGCCCGTATGCCCCCCAGCGGCGCCGGCGGCGGCGGCCGCGACAACACGAAGATGCCGATCTCGGGCGGCAAGTCCCACAACGGCTTCGCGGTGCTCGGCCCCGCCATCGTCCCCAAGGACGAGGTCGGCGACGCACAGACCCTCGACATCAAGCTCTGGGTCAACGGCGAGCTGCGTCCCAACTACAACACCAGCGATGCGGCACACTCGATCGCCGAGTCCATCGCGTGGGCCACGGCGATCACGCCGGTCGAGCCGGGCGACGTGCTGTACATGGGCACCAACCACCAGGGCCTGGGCGCGATGCAGGACGGCGACCATATCGAGATGGAGATCAGCCGCATCGGCCGCCTGACCATCAACGTCACGGACCCGCTCAAGCGCCGCTGGCCGCGCGGCGTGGACGAGGCCACGGCCGAAGGCGTGCGAACCGGCAGCGGCGGCCCTGGCTCGAAGTCACGGCCCCTGCCGTAGAACAGGGGTCGCGGCATGAAG from Vicinamibacterales bacterium harbors:
- a CDS encoding fumarylacetoacetate hydrolase family protein translates to MPQGSEGSKGLGTINLVIFNEGRPGLLTERGVVDVSALTRPLGGHDAMKTLITRYDELKPELARLAAEGTAQPLSAVTLKAPVPRAKVLAMGGNYREFGARKPEPMWGFLKSTDALLGSGGTVVLPEVDANIFHHEAELVVVFGRAGRNIPQAQALDYVFGYTAGVDVSARMPPSGAGGGGRDNTKMPISGGKSHNGFAVLGPAIVPKDEVGDAQTLDIKLWVNGELRPNYNTSDAAHSIAESIAWATAITPVEPGDVLYMGTNHQGLGAMQDGDHIEMEISRIGRLTINVTDPLKRRWPRGVDEATAEGVRTGSGGPGSKSRPLP